A part of Drosophila bipectinata strain 14024-0381.07 chromosome 3L, DbipHiC1v2, whole genome shotgun sequence genomic DNA contains:
- the LOC108120454 gene encoding microtubule-associated protein futsch isoform X2, protein MDKPERPSLMGPPPAVAKSANPSNNSAAPNPAASPTGDKSAPPPKRIIKQINLDFKKLKEAGLDRQLAEVLRKQSPGAKQAKPGTPPTPTVAGSASPSTSAAAQQKQQLRQTAPQPIKKRGVVSDYIEKIVPGQTNVDSSMHVKALLKNRILNKNTGGIPAKHSASRPPPTAALGSPDPSPTPGVFSAPIAKADVTVRPKQPPLLLNLVNKLPKCRSLCTPSSYGSKARSTPKEHNDAPTPEISNKPLIQKSPSPAPSAPSTPVVPERNSKEHNKMTPGPLETPNPLPQTPTVLPQTCKSSLPPLIVLENKVLSPDEKIDLSSLAIQQGKTLEKTDVIPPPAQSGKGKVILSTQKLKLSREKLSEMANEIRNQVKKVETSTEMETVPTTNMKTSNVEPLTINKESSSEVYNSTIETPTIKSGDVTLFQSPVKPSSDSMEVTTDTLSIIEPAAVPVYNPCTPEPEEVHEPEPPQDVKVDKSPEKSSTSKVLSAVDFIAQLAADNSMDDSSFMELSPEEQRLNALFGGGGGGFGLSSATTISEPEKPEEILKELPIPDPSVFVESPACSSKVLPEPDEELAIGKILKMDDVNILHATLDVNSDSANILRISPNAIKLQKSVQNLEKTAEEPTIVEPVEVPRGNQNLAANILAEQPKNANESEVPLEKKDPEPEKEANPPVKKLPTRSKRAKINLVQRTKRPSAAKASEAKRPKPEFEENDEPSAEAERNGEMEIEVSSDEGQCKEGYDGGAQPEKELLQAEEQEVKEETKPATDRDLTQLYHPPKMPKNKSRKPTQNQEFDESQTSTTASNVSLIDILSQEPPPPQGEAQLPFRKHPEEVDNMACSTPEVKGIQNLISHLEAEKVTTQPKKTSPSSEETPKAGSRKKLVKTRPVLGKRSAKEKPTSSIDPVPVSVDVRSRVPTSSTSDDDRSEIVGLEEKRTRTPVLSLQKKVNETDISDDASPDHDETEDEQLSHVKILQAKPEDEKGTPQVGVQNQEATDSDSSSPMDFAESVDINEDVSLNEHPAEESKDLPLNPGGGDTFNVVEANLEDSFRNLKEATTVISEKVSPIPENGTRRSRRRSTKKASEEKELSKSESLLPATLIFYSVENDEAKEKPEEPAVETSRGKRKSRSSAKANKSQNIPEESKDSETPIAVSSASEETKIPEEPTPSVKSLRQRLSRSRTPNLANNTTGEVSSTADERKIPEEPITSLKSLRQRLTRSITPNLASTATGEITSAAEETQIPEEPTTSVKSLRQRLTRSRTPNLASTATGESPLAAEETKIPEEPTTSVKSLRQRLSRSRTPKMSNTSTGEVSQPTDSSVNKVTEGEKDTFNNIPKGKRKSRSSTSQKTAPKDLEKVEDTETIQTVTGDTKVCDEKSEEMPSRKPSRNRKSRSKTPKCVDATPPTESSIKSSENLEERTVEEAPKSTAETEIIIKPKTRNSKKAVPDKFVDSEEQENTSPKTEELEISTAEEAGDVSKDLSKEIVPEDFKLPEKSVRGSRKSRTKELQAVSLQSPVINQESAEESNVSSSPVLAKRQRRSRGVEPSPEPTLKRKARSDPDPDLETASTPKEEPIQTPKRGRKRKEPETPKAEDVQPLDTPKTPSRRGRKRAAEMDSVLAKKLKEDGVPVSSFNLRLLLIRKREHLETDEVLTTEGEGNGPLQCGLCLARSTSENWQDHLLEHYGVGWLVEDTPELITRASAIAMMKTFLQSNPDKKLECRLCSNKLGSALGMMLHLESCSKKCPTDGTFNVRLLLIRKREQLETDEELTDEGKGDGQLQCGLCLARSSTEDWQIHLLEHYGVGWLVEEPPESVTRPWVIRKMKDYLLINPDQRFACRMCNHQLGTAMGMMLHLENCGRQRVACEFCKKLYAYMSLPAHLRTCPRRPKIGEELKPELEEEVKEPVYSNAGRAKRKSTIKAETKLKKIGEDLTSENTTTETDHQKDFDGDTSDYDMAMDKESSEEYESEGADSNEDPIISEGESEPKSDKKSKKSKAKDGSRKRNARKRPAVQGDVSEKPPLFSRYLNLELRIEDRWKKFLQISYSKGSLFPQFNPSYSIIPSEEAQTLLPSKESKSIRYAYGNADTSGDWQQMGLFEGFIKDGEYIGYLGGAIKQLAWAPLPAQVKTQYLLCSLRTKLKSFSKHAKIGGTEGALLMLLKCSVPDHSPSEDLSTLHLDLHYGIRVPNGPVHNFVFMPSGGYDGSTNRLGLLAVSTSISDVHIYALPLNLSGDERSSSERNVIQLNPIFTLSLDLSNPVQDQCTRICWSQARGHNFLVTGYAKGNVAFWDIGDTEGLNCTKQENRIYFAPLNFFFIGERNIQYLDLHYDAHGPRWLAVGTNVRRFCIYDIKNWSQPQPLVEGSSISHLYVTSLFWSPICETIIVGSNELFVNRMTRNLALNPSGINYDYKTLDSTVCSTRAMHSNVQKNYLVLGTDNGDLVFLDVRELNFPPALNKSAFIVRAVSTLDLVHLKEATSDPKDIITPEIFLRDYALRINPVSPVLPKNRSKYLNEKRSPKNITSMPLIRYNSVHCNWNVPTHNLVAVGTEHGLLRILNFQRDMFLKRTSQ, encoded by the exons ATGGATAAGCCCGAGCGACCTAGCCTAATGGGCCCTCCGCCGGCAGTGGCAAAGTCTGCCAATCCCAGCAACAACTCTGCGGCCCCGAACCCAGCGGCGTCACCGACTGGCGATAAAAGTGCACCCCCTCCTAAGCGAATAATCAAGCAAATAAACCTGGACTTTAAAAAACTCAAGGAAGCTGGACTCGATCGCCAGCTGGCCGAGGTTCTGAGAAAACAGAGTCCAGGAGCCAAGCAGGCAAAGCCAGGGACTCCCCCTACTCCTACTGTGGCCGGAAGTGCATCGCCATCGACCTCAGCTGCTGcgcaacagaaacaacaattGCGTCAGACTg ccCCACAGCCCATAAAAAAGCGAGGAGTGGTTTCGGattatattgaaaaaataGTGCCTGGCCAGACCAATGTGGATAGTTCGATGCACGTCAAGGCTCTGCTCAAGAACCGAATCCTGAACAAGAATACGGGTGGGATACCGGCCAAGCACTCTGCATCCCGGCCACCGCCAACGGCTGCTCTGGGATCTCCTGACCCATCGCCCACACCTGGAGTCTTTTCGGCGCCCATAGCCAAGGCGGATGTCACTGTGCGTCCAAAGCAGCCACCATTGTTGCTTAATTTGGTGAACAAGTTGCCGAAATGTCGATCTTTGTGTACGCCTAGTAGTTATGGTAGTAAAGCAAGGAGCACGCCCAAGGAGCACAATGATGCACCAACTCCCGAGATCTCTAACAAGCCGCTGATACAAAAGTCGCCTTCTCCAGCACCCTCTGCTCCTTCAACACCAGTAGTGCCTGAGCGGAACTCCAAGGAACATAATAAAATGACACCTGGTCCCTTAGAAACACCTAATCCTCTTCCCCAAACTCCAACTGTTCTGCCACAAACTTGCAAGAGCTCTCTGCCTCCATTGATTGTGCTGGAGAACAAAGTCCTGTCCCCGGATGAGAAGATAGACCTGAGCAGTCTGGCCATTCAACAGGGGAAGACCCTGGAAAAGACCGATGTGATTCCTCCTCCGGCTCAGTCGGGAAAGGGCAAGGTAATCCTCAGCACCCAAAAGCTGAAGCTCTCACGAGAGAAACTCTCTGAGATGGCCAACGAGATTCGCAACCAGGTGAAGAAAGTGGAGACTAGCACGGAGATGGAAACAGTTCCAACAACTAATATGAAAACCAGTAATGTGGAACCATTAACCATTAATAAAGAAAGCAGTAGCGAAGTCTATAACTCTACTATAGAAACTCCGACTATTAAGTCTGGAGATGTGACCCTGTTTCAGTCCCCAGTTAAGCCTTCTTCAGATTCTATGGAGGTTACCACTGATACTCTGTCGATTATAGAACCGGCAGCAGTGCCTGTTTATAATCCTTGCACGCCAGAACCAGAAGAGGTCCATGAACCAGAACCACCTCAAGACGTTAAGGTAGATAAAAGTCCAGAAAAATCTTCTACTTCCAAGGTTCTGTCGGCCGTTGACTTCATAGCCCAGTTGGCAGCTGACAATTCTATGGACGACAGCAGTTTCATGGAACTATCGCCAGAAGAACAGCGTTTGAATGCCCTTTTTGGAGGCGGAGGTGGAGGCTTCGGTCTTTCTTCCGCAACAACCATAAGTGAGCCTGAAAAGCCTGAAGAGATTTTGAAAGAACTTCCCATACCTGACCCTTCTGTCTTTGTGGAGAGTCCCGCCTGCTCTTCCAAAGTCCTCCCAGAACCCGATGAAGAGCTGGCgattggaaaaattttgaaaatggaTGACGTGAATATATTGCACGCCACCTTGGACGTCAACAGTGATAGTGCCAATATTCTTCGCATAAGTCCCAATGCGATTAAGCTGCAAAAGAGTGTCCAGAACTTGGAGAAGACGGCGGAAGAACCAACCATCGTGGAGCCTGTTGAGGTTCCCAGGGGGAACCAAAATCTTGCTGCAAATATTTTAGCAGAACAACCCAAAAATGCCAATGAATCGGAAGTGCCTTTGGAGAAGAAAGATCCGGAACCTGAAAAGGAGGCCAATCCTCCTGTGAAGAAGCTGCCAACGAGGTCCAAAAGAGCCAAAATTAACTTGGTTCAGAGGACCAAGAGGCCGAGTGCTGCGAAGGCCAGCGAAGCCAAGAGACCAAAGCCAGAGTTCGAGGAAAACGATGAGCCGTCGGCTGAGGCAGAGCGCAATGGAGAGATGGAGATAGAG GTGTCATCAGATGAGGGGCAGTGTAAGGAAGGTTATGATGGGGGAGCACAACCGGAAAAAGAACTATTGCAGGCGGAGGAACAGGAAGTGAAGGAGGAAACAAAACCCGCCACAGACCGTGACCTAACCCAGCTGTATCATCCACCCAAAATGCCAAAGAATAAATCACGAAAACCAACTCAAAACCAGGAATTCGATGAATCACAGACCTCCACAACTGCTAGCAATGTATCCTTAATAGACATCCTCTCCCAGGAGCCACCTCCGCCACAGGGCGAAGCCCAGTTGCCATTTCGAAAGCATCCCGAAGAAGTGGATAACATGGCATGTTCCACGCCTGAGGTGAAGGGAATCCAGAACCTAATAAGCCACCTGGAAGCCGAGAAGGTGACCACACAGCCCAAGAAGACCTCTCCCAGCTCAGAAGAAACTCCCAAGGCAGGGTCGCGAAAGAAGCTTGTTAAAACGCGTCCAGTTCTTGGAAAGAGGTCCGCCAAAGAAAAGCCAACCAGTTCTATTGACCCAGTCCCAGTTAGTGTAGATGTTAGAAGTCGTGTTCCCACTTCCAGTACCAGTGACGATGATAGATCCGAGATAGTGGGATTGGAGGAGAAACGCACTCGAACTCCAGTTCTTTCTCTGCAAAAAAAGGTCAACGAAACGGACATTAGCGATGATGCCTCTCCAGACCACGATGAGACTGAGGACGAGCAGCTGTCCCACGTAAAGATACTACAAGCTAAGCCGGAGGATGAAAAAGGCACGCCACAAGTTGGAGTCCAAAACCAAGAAGCTACTGATTCCGACAGCAGTAGTCCCATGGATTTCGCAGAAAGTGTAGATATTAACGAGGATGTAAGTCTAAATGAGCATCCAGCGGAAGAATCAAAAGATCTTCCTTTGAATCCGGGTGGTGGAGACACCTTCAATGTTGTTGAGGCGAACTTGGAAGACTCTTTCAGGAACCTAAAAGAGGCAACGACTGTGATAAGCGAGAAGGTTTCCCCGATTCCTGAAAATGGCACAAGAAGAAGTAGGAGAAGGTCCACAAAGAAAGCTTCCGAGGAAAAGGAACTTTCCAAAAGTGAAAGTCTACTTCCAGCTACTTTAATTTTCTATTCTGTGGAAAATGATGAAGCGAAAGAAAAACCGGAGGAACCGGCTGTTGAAACATCAAGAGGGAAGCGAAAGTCTAGGTCGAGTGCGAAGGCTAATAAATCCCAGAATATTCCAGAGGAGTCTAAGGATTCAGAGACACCCATTGCGGTTTCGTCAGCTTCGGAAGAAACTAAGATTCCTGAAGAGCCCACCCCTTCTGTAAAATCCCTACGACAACGTTTATCTCGAAGTAGAACCCCAAACCTGGCTAATAATACAACTGGAGAGGTTTCTTCAACTGCGGATGAAAGGAAGATCCCTGAAGAGCCGATAACTTCTTTGAAATCCCTACGACAACGTCTAACTCGAAGTATAACCCCAAATCTAGCCAGTACTGCAACTGGAGAGATTACGTCAGCTGCAGAAGAAACTCAGATTCCGGAAGAGCCTACAACTTCGGTAAAATCTCTACGACAACGTCTAACTCGAAGTAGAACCCCAAATCTAGCTAGTACTGCAACTGGAGAGAGTCCCTTAGCTGCGGAAGAAACTAAGATTCCGGAAGAGCCGACCACTTCTGTAAAATCCCTGCGACAACGACTTTCTAGAAGTAGAACCCCAAAAATGAGTAATACTTCAACAGGAGAGGTTTCTCAACCTACAGATAGTTCTGTAAATAAAGTAACCGAAGGGGAAAAAGACACATTTAACAACATACCCAAAGGTAAACGAAAGTCTCGGTCTAGCACCTCCCAGAAAACAGCTCCAAAGGATTTGGAAAAAGTAGAAGACACCGAAACCATCCAGACAGTAACTGGAGATACAAAAGTTTGTGATGAAAAGTCGGAAGAGATGCCTTCTAGAAAACCAAGCAGAAACCGAAAATCTCGAAGTAAGACACCCAAATGTGTAGATGCAACTCCACCAACTGAGAGCTCTATAAAAAGTAGCGAGAACCTAGAAGAAAGAACTGTAGAAGAAGCTCCAAAGTCAACCGCGGAAACTGAGATTATTATAAAACCCAAAACTAGAAATAGTAAAAAAGCGGTGCCAGATAAATTTGTAGATTCAGAGGAGCAGGAAAATACTTCACCAAAAACCGAAGAACTTGAAATTTCTACAGCAGAAGAAGCAGGAGATGTAAGTAAAGATTTGTCCAAAGAAATAGTTCCAGAAGATTTCAAACTACCTGAGAAGAGTGTGAGGGGATCTCGAAAGTCTAGGACTAAAGAGCTGCAAGCAGTGTCACTTCAAAGTCCTGTGATAAATCAAGAATCTGCTGAAGAATCCAATGTTTCTTCCAGTCCAGTCCTGGCCAAAAGACAAAGAAGAAGTCGCGGCGTTGAACCAAGTCCTGAGCCTACACTTAAACGGAAGGCTAGGTCCGATCCTGATCCAGATCTAGAAACCGCTTCCACACCCAAAGAAGAACCAATCCAGACCCCCAAAAGAGGCCGAAAAAGAAAAGAACCTGAAACGCCAAAAGCCGAAGATGTCCAACCTTTGGATACTCCAAAGACGCCTTCAAGAAGGGGACGGAAACGAGCAGCCGAAATGGATAGTGTGCTGGCCAAGAAACTCAAAGAAGATGGGGTTCCGGTTAGTTCCTTTAATCTCCGTCTGCTGCTCATTCGGAAGAGGGAGCACTTGGAAACCGATGAGGTTCTGACAACCGAGGGTGAAGGTAATGGACCTCTTCAGTGTGGGCTGTGCTTGGCCCGGAGCACCTCAGAGAATTGGCAAGACCATTTATTGGAGCACTATGGAGTGGGTTGGCTCGTCGAAGACACGCCGGAG ttgatAACCCGTGCTTCGGCAATAGCGATGATGAAAACTTTTCTACAGAGCAACCCCGACAAGAAGCTGGAGTGCCGCTTGTGCAGCAACAAATTGGGGTCTGCTCTGGGCATGATGCTCCATCTGGAAAGCTGCTCCAAAAAATGTCCCACCGATGGAACCTTTAATGTGCGCCTGCTACTCATCCGCAAAAGAGAGCAACTGGAAACGGATGAGGAGTTGACCGACGAGGGCAAAGGTGATGGACAACTGCAATGTGGCCTGTGCCTGGCCCGAAGCTCAACAGAGGATTGGCAAATCCACTTGTTGGAGCACTATGGAGTGGGTTGGCTAGTTGAGGAACCGCCAGAG TCCGTCACACGCCCTTGGGTAATAAGAAAAATGAAGGATTACCTGCTGATCAATCCCGACCAACGCTTCGCCTGCCGCATGTGCAACCACCAGCTAGGCACTGCCATGGGTATGATGCTCCATTTGGAGAACTGTGGCCGGCAGCGGGTGGCGTGCGAATTCTGTAAGAAACTCTACGCGTACATGTCACTGCCAGCACACTTGCGCACCTGTCCCAGGCGACCCAAGATTGGGGAAGAACTTAAACCAGAACTGGAGGAGGAAGTAAAGGAGCCGGTGTACAGCAATGCTGGGCGGGCTAAGCGGAAGTCCACCATCAAGGCCGAAACAAAGCTGAAGAAAATAGGAGAGGACCTAACAAGCGAAAATACAACGACGGAGACTGACCATCAGAAAGATTTCGATGGCGACACTTCCGACTATGATATGGCCATGGATAAGGAGTCATCGGAAGAATATGAATCCGAAGGCGCAGACTCTAACGAGGATCCAATTATCAGCGAAGGCGAAAGTGAACCCAAGAGTGACAAGAAATCCAAGAAATCAAAGGCCAAGGATGGGAGCAGGAAAAGGAATGCCCGGAAACGACCTGCAGTTCAGGGCGATGTGTCAGAGAAGCCTC CTCTATTCTCTCGTTACCTTAACTTGGAGCTTAGGATAGAGGATCGATGGAAGAAATT ccTCCAAATCAGTTATTCCAAAGGTTCGTTGTTCCCGCAATTCAATCCCAGTTACTCAATAATTCCTTCGGAAGAGGCCCAAACGTTGCTGCCCTCGAAAGAATCCAAATCCATAAGGTATGCCTATGGAAATGCGGATACATCAGGTGATTGGCAACAAATGGGACTGTTTGAGGGTTTCATCAAAGACG GCGAATATATTGGCTATCTTGGTGGAGCCATTAAACAACTGGCATGGGCTCCTCTGCCGGCCCAGGTCAAGACACAGTACCTACTGTGTTCCCTGCGAACCAAGTTGAAGAGCTTTTCAAAACATGCAAAAATTGGAGGAACGGAGGGGGCTCTGCTGATGCTGCTCAAGTGTTCAGTACCTGATCATAGTCCTAGTGAGGATTTATCCACCCTTCATCTGGATCTCCACTACGGAATTCGAGTGCCCAATGGACCAGTTCACAACTTTGTCTTTATGCCCAGTGGTGGGTACGATGGATCCACCAATCGTTTGGGATTACTGGCAGTGAGCACCTCCATTAGCGATGTTCACATCTATGCCTTGCCTTTGAATCTTTCTGGAGATGAGCGGAGTTCCTCGGAAAGAAATGTGATTCAACTAAATCCCATTTTTACCCTTAGCTTGGATCTAAGCAATCCTGTGCAGGATCAATGCACTCGCATCTGTTGGTCTCAG GCTCGAGGACATAATTTCCTGGTGACAGGCTATGCCAAAGGAAACGTTGCCTTTTGGGATATTGGCGACACAGAAGGCCTCAACTGCACCAAGCAGGAGAACCGAATCTACTTTGCTCCTCTGAATTTCTTCTTCATAGGCGAACGAAATATTCAAT ATTTGGATCTTCATTACGATGCCCATGGACCCCGTTGGCTGGCCGTTGGCACCAATGTTCGTCGCTTTTGTATTTATGACATTAAAAACTGGTCACAACCACAACCCTTGGTGGAGGGCTCTAGCATCAGCCATCTGTATGTAACCAGTTTGTTTTGGTCGCCCATTTGTGAGACGATTATTGTCGGCAGCAATGAGCTGTTTGTGAATCGAATGACTCGTAATCTGGCACTGAACCCTTCCGGCATAAACTACGACTACAAGACCCTTGACAGCACGGTGTGTAGTACGCGTGCAATGCACTCCAATGTCCAGAAGAATTACTTGGTCCTAGGGACGGACAATGGGGACTTGGTTTTCCTGGATGTACGCGAATTGAACTTCCCACCAGCTTTGAATAAGTCGGCGTTTATTGTGCGAGCAGTCTCCACCCTGGACTTGGTTCATTTAAAAGAAGCAACTTCCGATCCCAAGGATATTATTACTCCGGAAATCTTTCTCAGGGATTATGCTCTGCGAATAAACCCTGTTTCTCCCGTCTTACCGAAAAATAGAAGCAAATATTTGAATGAGAAGCGCAGCCCGAAAAACATTACAAGTATGCCCCTCATTCGATACAACTCCGTACATTGCAATTGGAACGTCCCCACCCACAACTTGGTGGCCGTGGGTACTGAACACGGCCTGCTGCGTATTCTCAACTTTCAGCGGGATATGTTCTTGAAAAGAACTTCCCAGTAG